CTGTTGATAATTTTTGTGTGAATGTTAGATATAGATAATCACGCGTTTCATTGTGTGTAGAGATCCATACTCTAAAACCTGGAAGTCTGAATTATTATTTTCTGTTGAAGTggtatgtcttgatatattttaTTTAGATTATGTTCTATGTCTAATATATGAGTGGTGTATAGTTGCTGCTGGACTGGTCAAGATATGTGTTTTTTTTTGTGTATTTGATGGTGGATCAGTCAAATTTGGTATATTATAATCATACACTGTGATCATGCTTTTCAATTTCCTTACTTGTGTTCGCCTTTTGTGCCAAGTGTAGAATGAGTTGCAAGTGtgttttttcaaaaaatataattGTTTTACTAGAAAAAATGTACATAGCCGGAACTTAGGTTGAATACAAAGATGTTTATTTTCTTGATGGGTCAGTGTAGTACTAGGGTTATTATATAATAGTAACACTTATTATTCTCTTCAGACCAAACTGATTACTTATCCATCAAGTTTTGATCTTTACATCTCATTGATTCAAGATTTAAAGATTTACATTTGGATTCATTTACTTGTTTTTACTCTATTCTCATTCATGTTTATACATCTTTAAATATAAATAGATGTATGCATGTATGTAAATCTGTGTGCGTGTTTGGTTGGTTATTCACTATTGTCGCTTGTGTTTTTATGTGTAGTTTTTAATCTTTACATCtttttttttaatcattttttgGTTAATTTTCGTGTGAATATTTAGATATAGATCATCACGTGTTTCACTGTGTAAAGATTCCTACTCCAAAACTCAAAAGCCGgaaaattaatttcaaatttaacTGATGTGTTTCGATATAAATTCTATTTGTATTATATTTTATGTCTAAATATAGGTGTCTTGTATAGTTACTGCTAAAGTGATCAAGCTATGTGTTTATATGGTGTGCTTGATGCTGGATTGGTCAAATTTAGTGTTATCAAATTGTGTTATCATGCTCTTTAATTTCCCCATGTGTTGACCTTTTGTGCCAAGTGTAATATGAGTTgcaattttaaaatataattgtTTTGCTTGAAAAAATGTATAGGCGGAGCTGAGGTTGAATACAAATGTGTTTATTTCCTTAATGGGTCAGTATTGTACTAGGGCTATTATATAATAGTAGCGCCGCCTGCTTATTGTTCTTTTCATTCCAAACTGATTTATCATAAAGTTTCGATTTTCACATCTGACTGGTTCAAATTTCCATTTGGATTCGTCTTCTGCTCAATCTTGGAACTTGTTTTTACTCTAATCTCAATTCACATGtctacatatatatatttatatgtatggGTATGTTTGGCTATTCTATATTGTTGTTAGTGTTTTTATGCTCAAGTAATTTGATGTTTacattttttttgttaatttctGTAAATGTTGGATATAGATGATCACGTGTTTCATTGTGTGTAAAGGTCTGTACTTCAAAACTCGAAAGGCGTAATAATCATTTTCAGTTGAATTGGGGtgttttgatatatatatatatatatatttatttcatttgGATTAAGTACTATGTCTAAAATATGAGTGGAGTAAATTTGCTAACATGCTGTCGGACTGCCaacatatatttttttttgtcTATTTGTGGCGGATCAGTCAAATTTAGtatatcataatcatatgttGTGATCATGCTCTTTAATTTCCTTATTTGTGTTGGCCTTTTTCTCCAAGTGTAGTTTGAGTTACAAATTTgtgtatttttcaaaaaaattctaTCTAATTTTGCCATGTTTAATGCATGATAATTATTACTTTTACTTGTGTTTAAGTGATATGAATTTGTTGATATATAAATGGCTGTAATTTATTTTATCCCAGATTTGAAATACTCTGGGATTTGAAGGCAGATTCCAGAGCAGATATGGGTTTTGACAATGAGTGCATAGTGAATATACAATCTCTAGCGGGCGAGTACTTCTGTCCTGTTTGTCGCACACTTGTTTACCCCAATGAAGCGCTTCAGTCACAGTGCACTCATCTGTACTGTAAACTCTGTCTAACATATGTGGTTAGGACTACAAAGGCTTGTCCCTATGATGGATACCTGGTGACAGAAAAGGATTCTAAGGTTTAAACTTTCTATTTTATGGCTCTTTAGCAAATTATTATGATTTCAATCTTCTAAGTTTGTTCATTGACCTTTTAATTGCAGCCACTAGTTGAATCAGACAAAGCACTGGCAGACCGAATAGGCAATACACTAGTGCATTGTCTGTTCTACAAGAGTGGATGTTTGTGGCTGGGCCCGTTATCTGAGTGCAACTCTCATTGTTCTGGCTGTTCCTTTGGAAATTTTCCTGTCATGTGCAACGTATGTGGTGTGCAAATTATACATCGCCAAGTACAGGAGCACGCACAAAGTTGTCCTGTAAGTGTGCAAATCATTAAGTAATGCACAATTTTAATTAAGTCTTTCATATGCTTGAATTTTTTTCTTATTCGTTGAACTACTACAGGGTGAATATTATCTACATCAGCAATACTACCTACCTGCACAGCTGGTGCAGCTACAGTCAACATATGGAGGACAGCCTCAGGCCTATGCTCAGCACCAGATGCAGGGTCAATATCAATCATTGTCTCAGGTCCAAGGGCAAGGCCAAACACAGACTAAGCCACAGCCTCAGGGACATTCTCACGCACAGTCCTTTGTGCAGAGTCAGGTTGATGCACAACAACAATCTCATCTTGTAACACAGCCCTGTCCACATATCCAAGTTAACGCTCAAACTGCTGCCCAGGGTCATATTACTCAGCATCAGCCTAACCCTAAAAAACAACCTCCTCCGTTACCCAACTCTGCGAAGCCTCCTGCACAACAGAATCTTCAAGCACCGTCTCAGGGACATCAGGCACAGCTTCAGACAAAGGTCCAGCATCAATCTAATCCCCAATCCATTTTACAATCTCATCCCCAAAGTCATCCCTATCTACACCCATTGCAGCCTAACAATCATCCAAGTCAGCAACCTGCACCCAGTGTTGTACCTGGTAATCAACCGCATCCTCCAGTTCAATCTCACCAGCAAACCCTGCAGCCCCCCCAACAACAAAATCCCATTCCTATACATCCTTCTGGCAGTTCTTTTCCTCCGTCTGCTCAGTTCCGTCAGCAATCCCCACATGTACGATCGTCCCAGACTAATGCTTTACCGCCAAATCAGCAGCAGGCAAACCATATGTTGAGTCAAAGCCAAATCCAGGGTGTCCCTACTGCCCAGCATACTCAGACTTCACAGCAGGGGTGCATCGGTCACCAACCTCCTGCATTAATACCATTGCAGGAACCATCTCTGCAATATCGACTACAGCCTTTTTCATCACTGGCATCTGGTTCGGTTCAAGGTCCATCGCATCAGATTCCTTTTGGTCAGCAGCCTATGCAGACCCAGTCTCAACCACAGGGCCCGACTCTGTCGCAACAAAATGTTGTTGCCCGTCCTCCGCCACCAATGCAGGGCAGTGTACAAGCACATGACATGCCACCTCAGTACCCTCAAGCCTACAGAGGTAGACCTGTTGAATCAAATCAAACAGTAGCATCTCATCCCTTTCCACAACCTGGTGGTGTGTTTGGTGGTGCTGCTGACTCCCGACCATTGCCATCGAGTTTAGTGCAACCATCTGGGCATCAGACATTTGAGGGTGGCATTGGAAAACCACAAGTGCCTTCTGTGCAAAAGTTTTCTCATTCTGATAGATCAATTACACTTAcattgggtgaaggaagtgatGCTGCACAATGTGGACCAGCTTTAAACAAGACTGTTGATGTTAGTGGTCCTGGAGAGGATTCTGTTAGGGTTAGAGTGTTGGAAGCTGAAATTAGAGGAAAAATTGGGGATGAGAAATATAAAATCACAAGTGCAGGTGAAAATAATGCAACATATGAAGGAACTAGGAACAAGGCTGTAGAAGCTGAGGTTGATGCTTTAAAAGCTGGTATGAAGAAAATTGTTACGGAAAAAGATGGAATTTTTAACTTAGATTCTTTATCTGGTGGCAATAAATCAGAAACTGCAATACTTGATGAGAAAGATAGTAGTGTTTTTGTTGCAAAACAAACAGAAAATTCCCGTGCAAAAAATTCAACTGTGCGGCAAACAGAAGCTTATGCGGGACATAATACACATGTATTGGCACAAGAACATAAATTGAGTAACAAACAAGTCACTGCACAAGGGCATGCCGTTAGGGAATATGCTAGGACTCAGGACAAGGGTCTTATTAATTCCTCCATTCCAGCTACACTCACCGATCAAGGAAGGTATCAGATGCCTTCAGGGCCCTACGGGCCTTCATCTCATCAACAAAGACCTGCCATGCCTTCAAATTCGCAGTCAGGTTCTTATTTAGGAGCTCCACCTAATGCGCTACCAGGTCAAGGACCTTCTCATTTAAAACCTAAAGGACCTGGACTGTCGGCTCCACTCCATCAATCTCGTTATCCATCTGAATATTATCAAGGTGTACAAAGGGGGCAAGTTAATCAGAATAACCCACCTTCACAGCCTACGTTTTCGAATACTCTTAAAGCTGAGCCAATCGGACCACTACATGGCTTTGATGGTGTTGCTTTACTCCAGAATCAGAGGCTTCACCACTCGAAAGATGGATATCTGGACCCCTATTTATCAGAATCCTTTGATCAAAGTCTATATAAACATTGTGTACCTGCATTTGAAGCTGCCTCAGGTCCGCATCTTAAAAATGTCGATGATCACAAGAATCAGTTTATGATTGGATCTGGACGTATCGGTCAGGGTGAGTATGAGCAAGCTCCGAAACAGTTCCCTAAGCTTCTGCCTACACATATAGGGAATGGCTCGTTAAGCGCAGGTGATTATCCTCATAAATGTAATTATGACAATCCTTCAAAGTTCTTGCCCCCATATCATCCAAGCTGGACTTTTAATGCCAATAATGTTGGGGAAAGACCAACTGGTACTCAGCCAGATTTTCCTGGTTCAGGGCCTGAATGTGTTGTGGATCATCTTCCACCTAGATGTCCAGGAAGGGAATACTATGGCATTCCATCCCGTGGGTTTGCAGGGCTACCAGATGGGCCATATAATCAGCCTGGCCATGTTGATGTTCATGCCAGGGGCACCTATGCAGTTCAGGAAGGGTCCAGAACTTTTGACATGTCTTCTGATCCAACTGGAAAGCCTCTACGTGATTATCTTAGGAGTGGTGACATGACTGGACAagattttattcccaaccactTGCGCAGGGTTGAATTTTTTGGTCCTAGAAATGTACCCAGTCATTTTCATGCTGTAGATGGTTTTGGTACATTTCCAGATCCTCGTATGGGGGAATTCACTGGTCGTAGTGGCCTCCCTAATACAGAATCATTTGTAGGAAATAAATCAAACCATCTGCGTCTTGGTGAGCCTGGATTTAGGAGCAGCTTTTCCCTTCATGGATTTTCAAGCTCTGGTGGCTTTTATGCAGTACGTGATGTTATTTTCCGCAAATATATGTGTTTAAGTTTTTTCTATCCTATTCAGAAGCTCTGGTCAGAGTTAGCTTTTGTGAAGAGTTACTGCCTGCTTTTCTTTTTAACATTTCATTTTGTGTACTCATGTTCATGATTGTGTTATATAGCATTTTGATGTTCATGATTGTGTTAAATAGCATTTTGACCATTCTTCTGTTTTGTGGGAATTCCTTAGGGCAACTTGGATTCCTTTGATAGGTTGAGAAAGAGAATGCCTACTAGCATGGGATGGTGTCGGATTTGCAAAGTCGATTGTGGTAGTGTGGATGGCCTTGACCTACACTCACAAACAACAGAGCACCAGCGGAGGACTATGGACATGGTTATTAGCATCAAACAGCAGAGTGCAAAGAGACAGAAGTAAGTTGTAATATTGACTCACCCTAGTATTTTGAAACGTTATGCTGATTACTCTCTTTATCAACTAAATAAAAGGAATAACAAGAATTTTTGATCTTTTCCTATTTATAATGTCATAGAACTTCTAAAGATCACTCTTCCGTTGAAGAGAGAATCAGGTCAAGGTGCTGGTAATAGGAGACGAGGAAACAACGCTTAAATGGAGCAGTATCTGCTGTGGCATTTTTCAAGGCGGTGCCTGTTCCATCTAGGGTCGAATCTGCGATTTGCATACAATTAGCAATAGGTGATCCACCCTTCCGTGTTTCACAATATTATCCGGATTTATGCTACACATGTCATTTCAGATTGCTTCATATGGTGATCATGCTTACTTGTGGACTATAGTATTAGTATAAACCTAAACCATTTTGACTGAAATTTTCGCATTGGGATGCACATGTTTACATATTATTATATTAGTAGTAGTGTGGTGTGCTAGAGTTGATTATGACTATCAGTCTAATCAAGAGCTGAGTGGCAGCTGGTATGAGCTGATATTTATATATCACTGCTTATCTGCAATATTATGTTATTACCCTGAAGTTTGTGTCTTCTTAAACCCCAAAATATTCGAAGTCGTTGTTAATTGCAAGAGTCTAGCAATATTTTCTTCTCGTATTATTTGCCCTGGACTGCTGTCAAATGATAAGGTGGTTGTAATGAGTGCCAATTGGAAAGCCTGGCAATACATCTTTAGGTCTTAGTTCTCACTTACCTTTGGCATGAAATCATCTAGGTGTGTTTTTGGCCCCGATCCCTATTTAACATTGCCTTCCCTGACCCTAAAAGCACCTTTGGAGCTAATCTACTCGAAAACAGTTTTTGTAAACCCAAACCTGGTTTTCTTTTGAAGCTGTTTTGGAGAAAAGCCTCTGTCTTAAGATTTTGCGGAAAAAACCTTCACAACttgttaaaatatttttttctttattAAAATAACATCAACCCTCAACCTAACTTCAATAAAACAGAaaaaaagttttttttttttGTGTTATAAAGTTCAAACTTTTGTGACATTAACCAAATGTTATCATTTTTTTGAGGCAGATTTTGTTCCCATGTCTCTTTCTTGCACGATGCTATCCCCAATAACACTTCGCCCAAATGCATGTTAGGGAGCAGTGCTGAACTAGGCTTTAGtcttaagaaaataaattttgtCATGACAAATTTTTTTCTACCTAATTTGCCTTCATTGTGCATTTGTGAGAGGCTAAATTCTTTTAAAGTTATTATTTCAAGGAACGCTTTAAACCTAAATCTTTATGTTAAAAGCAGTTAATGTATAATTTTGCTAGCTCATGATTTACTGTTAGATGTCATAGGCCTTGTGGTAtatcttttattaatattttttgttGTTGTAAGCACAATCTTGAGATACCATCATTCCTGGAAATGTATATTATAATGTGGAAATAATGAAAATGACAGAATTTTAATATTAATCTGGCATCTTTTTTGTTGAATAGACTAACTTATAGCCCATAATCAATAATTCTCAATGTATAGGAGCATGAATAAAGTATTTCCACCGACTGTTATTTAAGCATCGGTTATTTAAGCTATTTTCGTGTCATATACTACCCGTGCAATAGTTGAATCATGAATAAAGTATTGGTACCGGCTGTTTTTTAAGCTATTTTTGTATCATGTCCTACTGAGCTAGTTTGTTAGTTGGTTTTATGTTAAATATTTGAACCAGGTAAATAAGTAAGGATAAAATTGTTAAACGAGAAGAATCCTATTGAAAATTATAGGAGGGTAATCAAATTCGGCAAAATTAAAGTTAATGTGATCAACGAGAGTCGAGGTTACTAAAAAGTGTCTTGTGATCTTGTCTTAAAGATTAATTACTCTTCTTCATAAaagttataaaattattttcaccACCTATCaaattttgttttaaaaagtCACATTGTCTTCTTGGATCTCCTCTGCATCAAAAAAGCATCTTTTACATAAATTTATGAAGGGGCATGTTTCCCTTTGTTTAAGGATCCCTGTTAATGTGACCTAGAATATATCCTATCTATCTATTTTTCTTATCTAGGTGTTTTTAAAGTTCTGTATGGGATGCCCAAAATTTGTAAGGGTCTCAAGACTTATAAATATGTATTTTCTTATCTATCAATTTTCAACGAAGAGCTTAATTGCTCGTTGCAGTACACGTTAGCTTGAGTGCATCACTTCTTATGTACCCCCTTTAATAACTATTCTCTAAATCTCTATTTCAACCACTTTAAGAGCATCATCGAGAGCAGCTATATTTTGCCTCCTAAGTTAGATTCGAAGAGGGATGACCAAAATCTTGTTCTTTAATGCCTCCTGTATTCACCACTCTTTAGGATATAGTGTATAATAAATAAGGAAGATACTCTTTTTTTCACTCTGTACGAGTATCTTTTATACTTTTACCAAAAAAAGGTACTTTTAATAATAATCTTTTTCataaaaagtgaatataaaaATTGTTTTTGGTGATAAACACACACCAAATTCCAAAGAGTGTATttcttatattatttatatagATTGAACTAAACACATAATCTGTTAAAATGTTACCTTGGTTAAAGTAATATAATTACTTTGTAAATTGATAAAATTCTATATTAACGAGTGATTTGTAAGTTTATGTGTACATAAGTCTTGTGGTCCTAATATTGTATCGTATGAGATATCTTATCCAAAACTTTGGTGTATGGCAGAATGAGAATGAATAAGAACGGTTAGATTTTAAGTATTTTATGTTGAATAGATGAGAGCTCTTGGatttaaaaatgaaatattttaTACTTTAGTATATACAATTTTTTCAAGGGATCAAATCTTATTAATGACATGTCAATTTATCTTAATTAGTATTATTATTTGCTCGAAAGATACAGTCAAAGGTCTAGTGGTCGAATCTTATCTACCATATAATAAactataaaattttatattatcaAATGTTGGATTCGGATTTGAATTCAGTAACTTATATATTTGattctaactttttaaaaagataCTATTGACTTTAAAGATACTAATAATCAACTATATATAAATATGTGATAATATTATTAACACCATAAATGTTGTTGGATTCAGATTTGAATTCAGTAACTTATTTGATTCTGACCTTTTAAATAGATACTATTGACTTTAAAGATACCTAATATGGATTTGATATTCATATTCAATTTCGATCAATAAATTTATTATAATCAATCTACCTAATACTAGAACGAAAGAAACAAAAGACAGCTGATGCCATCAGCTTAGGGGTCACTTTCTTATTAATTTTATGACATCAACAAACTTATATGTCATTTTCTAATTAAATCCCACATAATATATGTCATTTTCTAATTAAATTTCACATTCTATAAGATTTCTTGTAATTCTCTCTCCTAGTCATTACAAAAGTATGTGTAAGATTtaatattacaaaaatatataaaagattcATTGTTAAGAGTTAGGAATCATGATATCGTTTATAAGTGGAACACTGCATGTCTTTTAAGAATTAGGGAGTTTTCTGAATAAAGGCAATATAGGTTCACATTGGTAGAAAACAGACTGCTGGTGTAAGGCTTATGGATAGTTTTTGTAAGGCCTtaattttctttttgttttctatTGTTAAAGGTTAATAATTGTATCGTGTACTCGTGCTTAATCATATATTTCTTTGTACATGTGCAGATATCTTCCTTGCTACAGGTGTGTATTTGGCAAATCCCGGGATTAGATTGGAGCTACAAGGTAGACTTGCCATTGTGGGACAATGTTGGACTTAGAGGTGCTACTTCGGTATAGTCTTTCCAGGTTTGCTGTATTTTTGGAGTTTTAAGTTTATAATGGCAATATGCATATATTGAAATATGGTTATATCATAGTTTGTCTTTTTTGTTTTTGTTATTGTTGAAGTAAACTTTTCTTTTGAAAAACATATCCCCTACGTTTCTAGTTTATAACCAGCTCAATTAAATTTAGACTGCATTAAAAATTTGTTAGTAAAGAATTGTGCTAGGAAGTCACAGGGCACATGGAACATGAGTAGAAATAGAGGGGGTTAAGAATCACGGGAACATGGTGCATGAATCAGAATAAAACAGTAAAATCTTAAATAGAGCGTCTGATGGGACATTAAGTGGATACTTCTAAagtttatatttgattttttttgtaaGTTGATGATTATATTTGGTTTCTTAGTATGAGATCAACTCTGAAAGAGGGACTCGGTATTTGAATACGAGTGTCATTGGTTTCTTAGTATGAGATCACTCTGAAAGAGGGACTCAGTATTTGAATACCAGCATCATTGGTTTTTTAGTATGGGATCAATTCTGAAAGAGGAAATCAGTATTTGAATACAAGCGTCAACTAGTTCACAATTTATTGACCACTACTGTCTGAGTCATATTTGTTCAGGAGGGCAGGAAGCTGCAACTTCTTCGAAGACACGTAAGAGTGGGCTTCACAAGAGAAGGATGCTTGTGACTTTCTGGAACTAACTATTGTGTTCAAACTAAATTATTTAGGAATAAAGGAATTCAAGCGATAAATTTATGAAATGAGATGTCTGAAGAGATTTTCTTAGAAATGAAGATAGTAAAAACTTTATGTTAATATTCAGGGTGGAAATATTGTGACATTGATTTAAATTATCTAGAACATTAGACATGTTCAGGAAGCAAAGAGTTGGTATGTAGTAACATTTTTCTTTACCTGGGTATACAGAGACTCTACTCTGCCGATACTGTTAACTTGGTTTTATAAGATTGCAATAGGAATAGGTGCAGTCCTAGGTAATTGCGATCTTCTTTACTTGTGGTAATTTGTCGGTTAACATATAATGATACATATTTTAACTAAGAACAGTTGCTTCAGCAACCTTAGATATCTATCCTCAAAAACCGTAATTATTGTATCTATATGCTTCCACTGTAGATTATTTTGTCCCTTTAATGATAATAATAGGTCCTTGAGAAAGTTCATTGCAGCATGCTTGTCAAATTTGCCTTTCAGTTATGTTGAATCCTTAATGTTAAGATCGAGAAGGAACTGCAAATATTATAAGAGGAACCCCCACAGCCTCTTACTCCATTTCCTAAATTTAATGTATCCGTTCTTACTTCTTTGTAATATAAGTCAAAAACGGGTATTTTCATCTCCAACAATTTTACTTATATTCATTCCTTATATAACTTTTTTAGCTGATCAGTATTTTTGGTCTCTGAAAATAACATCTACAGTAGAGAGAGCAAGCGGTTATTCTTAATATTTTGTTATAAAATCTGAGTTCGGAGAAGAGAGATTACATATAATTAAGTAGCGAGGAGAAGCACCTAGTGATTTGGAGTAGTTCTTTCCCCCATATTCCTCGTATTTCAGACTAGGAGCTCTCCATTATAAAAGCCCCATTAGGATTTTTGGCTTATTCGTGACAAAAAATTGGCGTCTAATGGGGCTTTTATAATTATAATTGGCGTCTCCTCGCTACTAGGGCTTTTAACATAATATTGGCCTCCATTGGCCTGGATTATTACGTTTCTTTTCTGGAACTGCTTAGTTTCATGTTGATGTTATCGATGCGTTCTGAATTTCTGGTTCTTTTGTTATCAAGTATACTGCAGTTTGATGCATCTTATAAGATTCAGAATATTAGTTGGAACAGAATATTGGTGTATCCAGATTATGTGGTGGATACACCCTCGGGTTTTTCTCAGACTCCAAAACTGATGCAAAAAAGAATGGTATCTGTAAAAAAAAAATCCTTTTTTACCAGCCATATATGCAAATTGCATCCTCATGAAATATGTTTTTCTGGTGTTCTGGTAATAGCTAATGTGTAATGTAATTCATTAAGGGAATATTTTAAATTTGTTGATATTAATGCGGATTTAAGTTTTGTTTTGTGAGGTGCCCAGGTGCTTATTGGACGAATTGTTGGAGCTTGTTCGCTTCCTGCTCGGCACAGGAGGCTGTTGATTACATTTTTTACATTGCTAATGTACACATATTTGTTGTGCTTTTGAAGATGTATGACTATGAAAATCAAATGATATATATGTGAAGCTCTGTTAAATAATGTGTCCTACTATTAAATTCTGTCAGGTGTTTATCATATTTATTCAACCAGAAGGAAGATTAGTTGCATGTTACTAGTTTATTAGTTAATCTAAACCTATACTTAGGTTCTTTGTaattacaaataataataataataaaaataataataataataataataataataataaattatagaCAGTTTGCATCTAAAATCAACCGGATTGACAACCACTTTTACATTTTCTAAAATGAATTGAATTTTTTTTGATTGCATTAGAAGGTGAATTTGGCTGTATTATGTTGCATAGAAGTTGCAAAACCAAGATTTTGTTAAAAAAATGGAAAATGTAGTTTTGCAaaataattgtaaaaatatattttaaaaaattttaaaattatgagGGTCAATTTAGGGCAAATTAATGTAGAGTAAAATGCATATTGTGTGCCCAAAATTTGGCTTCACTGCACATTGTGTACCTAATATTTCAATAATGTATTGTGTGTACCTAAGTTTAAAAAAATGTGTGTATCTCTGTTAAGACTCTGTTAATTCTATTGCAAAAGAGGTCAAACAACAGTGATGTAGTTGCAAAATGGCCAAAAGGGCGCCATAAAGAAAGGCAATCCCGCCTTTAATATCATTATTACATCTTTATTATCGCAGCCATT
This genomic interval from Apium graveolens cultivar Ventura chromosome 8, ASM990537v1, whole genome shotgun sequence contains the following:
- the LOC141677551 gene encoding uncharacterized protein LOC141677551; this encodes MGFDNECIVNIQSLAGEYFCPVCRTLVYPNEALQSQCTHLYCKLCLTYVVRTTKACPYDGYLVTEKDSKPLVESDKALADRIGNTLVHCLFYKSGCLWLGPLSECNSHCSGCSFGNFPVMCNVCGVQIIHRQVQEHAQSCPGEYYLHQQYYLPAQLVQLQSTYGGQPQAYAQHQMQGQYQSLSQVQGQGQTQTKPQPQGHSHAQSFVQSQVDAQQQSHLVTQPCPHIQVNAQTAAQGHITQHQPNPKKQPPPLPNSAKPPAQQNLQAPSQGHQAQLQTKVQHQSNPQSILQSHPQSHPYLHPLQPNNHPSQQPAPSVVPGNQPHPPVQSHQQTLQPPQQQNPIPIHPSGSSFPPSAQFRQQSPHVRSSQTNALPPNQQQANHMLSQSQIQGVPTAQHTQTSQQGCIGHQPPALIPLQEPSLQYRLQPFSSLASGSVQGPSHQIPFGQQPMQTQSQPQGPTLSQQNVVARPPPPMQGSVQAHDMPPQYPQAYRGRPVESNQTVASHPFPQPGGVFGGAADSRPLPSSLVQPSGHQTFEGGIGKPQVPSVQKFSHSDRSITLTLGEGSDAAQCGPALNKTVDVSGPGEDSVRVRVLEAEIRGKIGDEKYKITSAGENNATYEGTRNKAVEAEVDALKAGMKKIVTEKDGIFNLDSLSGGNKSETAILDEKDSSVFVAKQTENSRAKNSTVRQTEAYAGHNTHVLAQEHKLSNKQVTAQGHAVREYARTQDKGLINSSIPATLTDQGRYQMPSGPYGPSSHQQRPAMPSNSQSGSYLGAPPNALPGQGPSHLKPKGPGLSAPLHQSRYPSEYYQGVQRGQVNQNNPPSQPTFSNTLKAEPIGPLHGFDGVALLQNQRLHHSKDGYLDPYLSESFDQSLYKHCVPAFEAASGPHLKNVDDHKNQFMIGSGRIGQGEYEQAPKQFPKLLPTHIGNGSLSAGDYPHKCNYDNPSKFLPPYHPSWTFNANNVGERPTGTQPDFPGSGPECVVDHLPPRCPGREYYGIPSRGFAGLPDGPYNQPGHVDVHARGTYAVQEGSRTFDMSSDPTGKPLRDYLRSGDMTGQDFIPNHLRRVEFFGPRNVPSHFHAVDGFGTFPDPRMGEFTGRSGLPNTESFVGNKSNHLRLGEPGFRSSFSLHGFSSSGGFYAGNLDSFDRLRKRMPTSMGWCRICKVDCGSVDGLDLHSQTTEHQRRTMDMVISIKQQSAKRQKTSKDHSSVEERIRSRCW